The genomic window AGGACTCAGTGGCCACCCGTTAACCCCCATGGATGCCCCTGCCTGTGCCTCGGCCCCACCCCGTCAGCATCTGCAGCAGAAGCCCCCTGACCCCAGGCCCAGGGACCTGCGGTGACTGAGTCTAGGAGATGCCAGATGGCCGGGACCTCTTGGTGGTTCCCAGAGCCCCTCCAAACCATCACCCACCACCCACTATGTGCAAAGAagccagtgggggaggggtgctggagCCCTGCTCAGACCCCGAGGGGAGTCGGGGGGCCCTTCCCCAGTGCTCTCTCTAAACCCGCTCGCCCTAAGATGTGGGAACTGGAGCCCAGCAGCGTCCGATGATCAGGTCACAAAGCTGACGTGGAGGCCAGACTCTGACACAACCATCTGACCCATTTGCTCACTGGCCAGAAGCGGGTACATTATGAATTCAACATCAGTACACTGTGgggtgttttaaaaaatgttttttaatttaatgatgttGAGAAAGTTCGACagaaatctgggggaaaaaagattacACTCTAGGGAGTTGCTATCGTgacttagcagtaatgaacccaactagtatccgtgaggacgtgggttccatccctggcctcactcagtgggttaaggatctggcattgccatgagctgtggtgtagatcgcagatgcagcgcagatcccgtgttgctatagctgtggctgtggtgtaggctggtggctacgactccgaatggacccctagcctgggaacctaaaaagacaaaaaaaattttttttaataaataaataaaaagattacaCTCTAGGTGGATTTAAAAGGAGGATACAGAATTTTAACAAGAATAGAATTGGAtgtttttagaaagaagaaagtaacATTCTAAACCCTGAAACTTGCTAGGACCAACAAATTTGactatgaaaatgtaaaactaaaagttaaaaatagctAGAAgagtggaaaaatatttgaagcaattGTGACAAGGATGAATCGTTCatacaaattaataagaaatataaaataggagttcccgtcgtggctcagcaaacccgactagcatccatgaggactcgggttcgatccctggcctcactcagtgggttaaggatccggcattgctgtgggctgcggtataggtagcagacacagctcggatccctcgttgctgtggctgtggtgtaggccagcggctacagctccaattagacccctagcccgggaatgtccatatgctatgggtgaggccctaaaagacaaaaagacaaaaaaaaaaaaaagaaagaaagaaatataaaataatagctcAATATCTGAAGGCTATGTTAATTAGGCAGTTCACATAAGAGGAATTACATTTGGAAAGATTTCCGATCTTACTGTTttcaaggaaatgtaaattaaaatgaggtaccaTTTCATCTCATAATCTAGTGaagtggaaaaatacattttactgaTGAATATCTCTAACCAGATTGCACTGAACCTCCGACTTCCTTCAGTGCCTGATAATTACTGCTCAGTGCAAGCATTTGTATCAAACTATGAAAATTTTCATAGCCTTTGACCATCGCGAGGGTATTTATGCCCTGAAAACAGTGAGAAAAGGTTGTAGTGCATTTAGGACAAATTTctgtaacagcaaaaaaaaaagaaaaaaatactaccaaCCACCTAAATATCCAAAATTAAGGGATTAGAAAATTAAGCAACTTAGCAAAGTGCGCATTTGCACTAAGTGAGAAAAGCAGACTCAAACTGTGCACATCCTGATTACACATAAGCCTCTGAAACCATTGTGTAAAAAATACATACGTGGAGAATATCTGAGATGGAAAGCGGACAAAACAGGGAAACTTAAGCATAACGGGATCGCAGGTGAATTCTCTACTTTTGAAAATGTCCTCCCCCGACTGGAAAGAATGCCACCACCACGTTGCTGCAGGAAGGCCAGGACGGCTGTTCTTAGTCCACATTCTGCGATGCGCCAGTGGCTGTGCTGTTGAAAGAGGCAAGGTAGAATTTTCAAAACGTTTCCGGAAGAGTTAagctgtaccaaaaaaaaaaaaaaaaaaaattaacactggGGGAGAGGGGTAAGAGCTTAAATACACAGCCCAGGAAGAGCCAGACATCAAACAGATGTGCTCCTGGAAGCCATCTAGTGCAAAGCGCTGGATATTTAGGTATCGAGGTGCATCCTCTGATCTCAGGCTCGTGGGGGTCACAGCGATTGAGGGGCGAGCCCCCCTCACCTTAGGAGTTGGTAATGGTGGGGCAACAGGGTCCCGAGGCTCCAAGGTCCCGAGATGGGCATAAAGGGCCACCCCCCAGGCCTGGCAGAAAGAACCCGCCTGGCACACCGGGCCACAGCCCCAGGAAGCAAGCATCTCTGTGTTTTTTAATAAACAACCTATTTCTGCTTCCCTTTGCCCCCTCTGCCCTTCTTGGCCCCCTCGCCTCATTCTTCTCCCTCACCTGGCGGTTTCCATGCATTCATCTGGAGCTTTCAGAATCACTGGcctgtttcccccacccccaccaccaagcAAAATCACAGAACCacagccccccaccaccaccttccaGAGAAAGAGGCCGCAGCCTCCAGGCCTCCTGGAACGTGAGCATCCTTGCAGCCACCTCAGGATCAGACAGCAGCCCCTCAGGGTTCCAGGCCCCAGGGGTCTTTGGGGGGAATCCGGCCTGGGGCCAGGATGCCGTGGATACCAGGCAGAGTCCACCCTCCCAGGCCTGGTCTCTTGCCTGCCTCCCCAACCTGTAACTGGCCCAGGACAGATATTTCTCTCCTTAAACTCCATCTCTGGGGAGCTCCAGGGACCAGAGGGGCTGTAAGCTAGGGTAACCCTATGTCCCAGTTTGCCCAGAACAGGCCAGGTTTAGGGCGCAGCTTAATGACAATAATACCTATTTCATTCTCAGAAATGCCCTGGTTTGGGTTCTAAATTATTTCACCTCCCCACCTCACATCAACAGGACCTGGAACACGCACAAGCCTCTCCGTGGTCCCGACCCACCTGCTGCCCAGGCTCCTGAGTCCTGCTCTGAGACCCTCAACGCCACATTCTCTCTTGAAGGGCTCCTCTCCTCCTAGCCTCGCTGCCACTCACCTGGGTTCCCCCCTCTCCCTGTTCCAACGCAAACAATGACAACAGCCCACAGCAGGTGCCCTGGCTGCAGCCTCCTCTCCTTGCGTCCACGGTTCTGCACAGACCTGCTCAGagcaggtgggggggtgggtatgCCCTCCTCAAAATGTCCAGTGGCTCCTACAGGTGACATCTGAGTCCTCCGCTGCCTTTCCCGCGTCccctcctgccacctcctcccacctGGACCCTGCTGCTCTAATTCCTCCTTCAGCCCCTTCTCTGGAGCCGAGCTCAGGAGCCACCTCGGGAGAGGTTCTGACTCCCTCTTCCCATCCAGAAGCAGCTACTCCCGCCTCCCAGCTCCCTAAGGACCATTAACACAACAGCACGGCTGACCTTGAGCAGGCATCCTACACCTGGATCTAGCTCCTCTGCTGAATCAGTGACACTGCCCCCACAAGGTCAAAAAACGGGCATCTGTCACTCTCGAGATACCCCAAACAGTGCCTGCCACATGGTGAGGCTTGCTCTAATAGGACTGAATcaataaaacagataattaatcCGCTTCAAAGTTGTAACGCCAGGTTACCCAAGGGGTCATTCATTCCTGGTGATGACACACACTGTCACATCAGTTCCGGAACAGCAGCTCACGGGAGGACGACCGCTTAAGAAGAGTGGGCACCCCGCCTCCAAACTCTCCTTGGTCCCACCGGCTCCTTCAAGGCCAgactgcacccccacccccctcctgaACCCTCCCCTGCCTCTCAGCCCATAGGGCAGCTCACTCTTCTTTGAGAGGCCTGACTTCCGACTCCAGATGTCAGAGAGGGACCTCAGGTGCTGAGTCAGGCATCTTCTGTCCTCTTCCATACGGAGCTCACATCTGCCTGTGGCTCCACAGGAAGGTTTTGGCGGATGGAGGGAGTCAGGGAACCGCTGGGATTTGAATTCCAGCTTTCTTCCAGACAGGCTGACGCTCTCTCTTCAGCTTAAAACCCTTTCCCTTTGGCTCCATGAGAACCTGCCCTGGTCAGAAAAGCCAAGCTCTGGACTGAGACATTTAATCCGGCATCTCTGCAGGCCAGCGCCCCTTAGAGCCTGACTGGAGGTaggccccggggggggggggggggggggttcaggcTCCCCCCACCAGATCTACTGTGCCCAGCTGGCACAGCCCCTCTTCCCTAGAGAGCAGGAGGCACTTCCCCGGATAAAATCCTCACTCTGGGTCCTGTCTCCTCACAGAGATGGGGAGCAGCATGAACAGGGGCGAGAGATAGTGGGAATGGGGATGGATTGGGGCGTCCCCAGCCTCCTGCACCAGCGTCAGACCCCTGAGGCATCAGCGACTGGTGGAGGGAGGGACAGGCCAACCTCCCAGACCTCAGCACTTTTTCCCCAAGGCCCCGCACCCACCCTACCCCGAGCTGGGAAGCCCGCCCTGCCCGGGAGGCTAGCCCCAAATCTTCAGCCACATCTCCGCCACAGGggcctgcccttccctcccccttctccccttcccccccttctccccttccccccttctccccttcccccccctcctctccccctcctccccctctccccacctcctcctcccccaccccttcctgcccaCCCAGTCGCTCCGGTCGAGGTGGCAGGAAGGGAGGTGCTGGGCACCGGCCGTGAAGAGCCATCCCGCGCTCGGCACCGCGTTTGCCCGCTCGCTCGGCACTGCGTCTGCCCAGGCCTCGCTGGCCATGCGCCCCACGGAGCCCTGGAGCTCCAGCCCGGCGCCGACGTTCTGGGACTACTACGGGTCGGGTGCCCCCGAGGAGCTGGAGGTGTGCGCGGCCCCGGACCTGCCCTACAGCTACGCCTACATCCCCGCGCTCTACCTGGTGGCCTTCTGCGTGGGCCTGCTGGGCAACGCCTTCGTGGTGCGGCTGCTGGTGGAGCGGCGCGGCCCGCGGCGGCTCGTGGACACCTTCGTGCTGCACCTGGCGGCCGCTGACCTGTGCTTCGTGTTGACGCTGCCGCTGTGggccgcggcggcggcgcggggcggCCACTGGCCCTTCGGCGAGGGCTTGTGCAAGCTCAGCAGCTTCGCGCTGGCCGGCACGCGCTGCGCGGGCGCCCTGCTGCTGGCCGGCCTCAGCGTGGACCGCTACCTGGCCGTGGGCCGCCCGCTGGCCGCGCGCGCCTGGCGCACCCGGCGCTGCGCACTGGCCGCGTGCGGCGGCGTGTGGGCCGCGGCCCTGGCGGCCGGCCTGCCCTCGCTGGCCTTCCGCGGGCTGCGGCCGCTGCCCGGGGGCGGAGGCAGCCAGTGCGGCGAGGAGCCGTCCGATGCCTTCCAGGGCCTgagcctgctgctgctgctgctgaccctGGCGCTGCCCTTGGCCGTCACCGTCGTCTGCTACTGCCGAGTGTTGCACCGCCTGCGCGGGCCGCCGCACATGGGCCGTGCCCGGAGCCGCTCTCTGCGCATCATCTTCGCCGTCGAGGGCGCCTTCGTGGGCTCCTGGCTGCCCTTCTGCGCCCTGCGCGCCGTCTTCCACCTGGCGCGCCTGGGCGCGCTGCCGCTGCCCTGCCCCCTGCTGCTGGCGCTGCGCTGGGGCCTCACCGTCGCCACCTGCCTGGCCTTCGTCAACAGCTGCGCCAACCCGCTCATCTACCTGCTTCTGGACCGCTCGTTCCGCGCACAGCTGCGGCGGCGTGGGGCCTGCGGGCGCGGCGACTCCATGGCGCGCGGGGGCAGCTCGGCGTCCTCGCTCTCTGGCGACGACAGCTCCCCGTTCCGGAGCCAGGGCCGCGGGGGGCCCCGAGCCCTGACTTCCGCGGCGGTCGCGTAGCTGTGGGCAGCAGCGGAGCCCCGAGGAGCCGGAGGCGCAGCCACACGGGCCGGCCCCTAACCCCCACCCCGACCTGCCTCCCGGACCTGCCTCCCCAGGCTGCTCCGCCGCCGGCACTGCCAGCTCTCCCAGAACCTCAGCTTTTCCAGCCTCCCCCAAGCCAGGCGGCTGAGACCAGCTCTTCTCTTGTTCTGCCCAGTGGCGCCTGGTCTAATTGTCCGCAACCCAATAAGAGGCCTGTGCGATGGAGCCCACGGCAGCGGGGGCACCCGCGGGTCCCCCAAATCCGGGAGAAGAGAGTGGACCTGCCTTCTCTGCACCATCAGCGGTAGCACGGCCAGACCCGCAGAAGCACTCTTGCTTGTCTCAGGCTCTCCCTTACAACCCCTACAATCGCCTCTGCCTTCTGagaaatatcttctcccagtcaGACCCTCTGGCCCCTCACTGAAAATCCTATGTGGGACCTCCTACCTGCAGCCCTCCTTGGTGGCTGAGATCTTGGCATCATTACTCACCATCAGTTCAGATCTTCATTTGCAAAGCTCATCAAAGCGCGGGAACCAGCCTTGCTGGGGGCTCCCCAGGCCATTCCTCCTGGTGATTTcccagctccaggccctgggTTTATATCCCCACCCCTTCACCCCCACCTCCGCAAGCAGCGCCACTCACCCCAGAAGCTCTCCTGCCCCGTCCCTCTGGACAGAGGATTCTGGAATCTCTCGCCAGGCACTGGGGGGTCTCTGCATCCCTCAGCCGGGACACCAGGCCCCTCTGTGAGTTCCCCtttttcaataaatgcttttGCTGCCTGGCCCACAGCTGTGTCTGTCTTTACTTGGGCAGGGGAGGTGATGTGAGAGTCAGGAGGTGAATCGAACACAGGGTCACACAAAACTCAACCCAAGAGTTGAGGTTGACCTCAGGTGCTCCGGGTTTGATATGAAGTCTGGGACCAAGAGAGCTCTCGGCCCCACTGTGGGCACAGTGAGCCCTCAGGCCAGTGCTtcgtttattcttcttttaaaggACAGTTCCCATTTTAAAGGttacagagagacagaaaagggggGGCATCTGCCAGGCAGGTGTCACTTCAAAGAGGAAATGTGTCATTGCGACTCTCAAGCCAGTGTGGGACGTTTCCTCCTGTATGTTTCAAGACCCTCGGTACAAATGTTTAAGAGTATCCATTTTCTGGCTCGGTGACACCCTTTGGGATTCCTGGAGCGGCTGGACATTCAAGGTTTATACTGTAAGAGGATTTAGCCTAAAAAAAATGGTTGTCAGTGTGGAAAGGAACTCAGAAATTCTCTCTGGGGAGCTCCCGTTCTGGCtcagggaaacgaatccgattaggaaccatgaggttgagggttcaatccttggccttgctcagtgggttaaggatccagcgttggccattgctgtgagctttgatgtaggtcacagatgcagcttcgatctggtgttgctgtggctgtggtgtaggtcagccgctgtagctccgattggacccctagtctgggaacctccataggccatgggtgtggccctaaaaagccaaaaaaaaaaaaaaaaaaaacacaaaaaaccaaccaaacaaaaaaagaagttctccCTTGGGGCCCCCCTCGGGCAGCCCTCCCCTTGGTCTAGTGCCACCCAATTGCTCTTCTGCCACCCAATTGGGGCATTGGAATAGAGCCTGCCTGTCAGCTTGCCCTAGCTGGTCAAGCTAGGAAGAAACACACAACACACCCAGGCACCTCCCACCCTGGCAGGGAGGAAGCCTTACAGCCTTCGGTCAGCGAGGCCAGCAAGACCCATCCCAGACATTTTGATACCCCAGAGCTCAGGTCCACTGAGGCCCTCCCTCGCCTCACCATTGCAAGGCAATAATTCCAAGCCAAGACTTAAAGCCTCAGGATCCTTGGGATCCAGCTCCcctcagggtatttttttttttttttgctgtggtggcggggggggggggtgctggagACCTCAGCTTTCTGGGCTGTTCTGCCAGAGCCCCCAGCTCATCTCCTGCCACCTTGCTTCTCCCCACCTGCTGACAACGTGAGCTCCCTAAAGACAGACAGGAAGAAagcttctccccctccccacccccagccccagtaGATATCAAAACTCAGCATTTTCCTCCGTTGCCGGGAGACTGGAAAATGCtgataaattaaaagagaaaagggtAACAAAATTGCTCGTGTAACCCACACCCTTCAAGCCTGGAGGCTATAAAacagtcatttttaaaacatcccTGTCACTGAAGCAAACCCCGTGGACCACAGCCCTTCGGGTAaat from Phacochoerus africanus isolate WHEZ1 chromosome 12, ROS_Pafr_v1, whole genome shotgun sequence includes these protein-coding regions:
- the GPR25 gene encoding probable G-protein coupled receptor 25, encoding MRPTEPWSSSPAPTFWDYYGSGAPEELEVCAAPDLPYSYAYIPALYLVAFCVGLLGNAFVVRLLVERRGPRRLVDTFVLHLAAADLCFVLTLPLWAAAAARGGHWPFGEGLCKLSSFALAGTRCAGALLLAGLSVDRYLAVGRPLAARAWRTRRCALAACGGVWAAALAAGLPSLAFRGLRPLPGGGGSQCGEEPSDAFQGLSLLLLLLTLALPLAVTVVCYCRVLHRLRGPPHMGRARSRSLRIIFAVEGAFVGSWLPFCALRAVFHLARLGALPLPCPLLLALRWGLTVATCLAFVNSCANPLIYLLLDRSFRAQLRRRGACGRGDSMARGGSSASSLSGDDSSPFRSQGRGGPRALTSAAVA